One region of Termitidicoccus mucosus genomic DNA includes:
- a CDS encoding DUF4199 domain-containing protein encodes MANKTRYGLGLALALIVLQLLLFLLGYETDKIGTLGAKILPWLGFIVTAAVIWLGVRAVREASPDRSLTYGQGLLAGIVIVLVAGLAAAVYSFIHYTFINPHFSDYMMVYVRQQWEAAGMTETAMEKAEGVTRIFFRPPVIVVTTFIGRVFSGTICSLIIAAILKRKPAAPAA; translated from the coding sequence ATGGCAAACAAGACCAGATACGGCCTCGGTCTCGCGCTGGCGCTGATTGTGTTGCAGTTGCTGCTTTTCCTGCTCGGTTACGAAACCGACAAGATCGGCACCCTTGGCGCGAAGATCCTGCCTTGGCTCGGGTTCATCGTCACGGCGGCGGTCATCTGGCTCGGTGTCAGGGCTGTGCGCGAGGCCAGCCCCGACCGGTCGCTTACCTACGGGCAGGGACTGCTCGCGGGCATCGTGATCGTGCTGGTCGCCGGATTGGCGGCGGCGGTGTATTCGTTTATACACTACACGTTCATCAACCCCCATTTTTCGGATTACATGATGGTCTACGTCCGCCAGCAATGGGAGGCGGCAGGCATGACCGAGACCGCGATGGAAAAAGCCGAGGGCGTCACGCGCATCTTTTTCCGCCCGCCCGTGATCGTCGTCACCACGTTCATCGGACGCGTTTTTTCCGGCACGATCTGTTCGCTCATCATCGCCGCGATTTTGAAACGCAAGCCCGCCGCGCCAGCCGCGTGA
- a CDS encoding alpha/beta hydrolase translates to MAAAIIVFVFLLFILVVMGGGCAYRAFYYPDAVLRETPAQHGMKFEPVTFSSGDGTRLTGWFLPATTAANPREAKGTVIHFHGNAQNMTAHWQFVRWLPARGFNVFVFDYRGYGASAGKPGPKGLWRDSQAAIDCVRVRPDVDPERLLVFGQSLGGTNALAAVGGGDRAGIRAVAIEAAFYSYTSIANDKLPGAGWLLCNRYGAAKHIAQISPIPLLLIHGTADSVIPESHSARLFAKAGEPKQLVIIPGSAHIDAMTEAHGGAYRDLLVAFFEAALAAPAAH, encoded by the coding sequence ATGGCCGCCGCGATTATCGTTTTCGTTTTTCTTCTGTTCATTCTCGTCGTGATGGGCGGCGGGTGCGCTTATCGCGCGTTTTATTATCCCGACGCTGTCCTCCGCGAGACGCCCGCGCAGCATGGCATGAAATTCGAGCCGGTGACATTTTCCAGCGGCGACGGCACGCGGTTGACCGGCTGGTTTCTGCCCGCGACCACCGCTGCAAACCCGCGCGAGGCGAAAGGCACCGTCATCCATTTCCACGGCAACGCGCAAAACATGACCGCGCACTGGCAGTTCGTGCGCTGGCTGCCCGCGCGCGGGTTCAATGTGTTTGTCTTCGACTACCGCGGCTACGGCGCGTCCGCCGGCAAACCCGGGCCGAAAGGCCTCTGGCGGGACTCGCAGGCGGCGATTGACTGCGTGCGCGTCCGTCCCGATGTGGACCCGGAGCGGCTGCTCGTTTTCGGCCAGAGCCTCGGCGGGACCAACGCGCTCGCGGCAGTCGGAGGCGGCGACCGGGCGGGCATCCGCGCCGTCGCGATCGAGGCCGCGTTTTACTCCTACACGTCCATCGCGAACGATAAGCTGCCCGGCGCCGGCTGGTTGCTCTGCAACCGTTACGGCGCGGCAAAACACATCGCTCAAATCTCGCCCATCCCGCTGCTCCTCATCCACGGCACGGCGGACTCCGTCATACCGGAAAGCCATTCCGCGCGGCTCTTCGCGAAGGCGGGCGAGCCCAAACAACTTGTCATCATCCCCGGCAGCGCGCACATCGACGCGATGACCGAGGCGCACGGCGGCGCATACCGGGACTTGCTGGTCGCGTTTTTCGAGGCGGCGCTGGCGGCGCCCGCCGCGCATTGA
- a CDS encoding tyrosine-type recombinase/integrase, translating to MKQKKSAFTIKPFKNRNGVISFRVAGWLLGERIRKNFKTREDAIAERAALELRQLQSQSNLRGASTFLTEVQLREAEAAFLRLEKARRPLTFYLDYALANYREPEAALKIADAVTTYMKARKEDVQQALIGKRQLRNIRLELTEFQRHFPTQTLAEAGTEALHAYIRRDDGALKTQNNRRGVLCAFFNHAVRKEWVGGNPVAKIPRNRIEHNRGSAEALTAERAAQLMAHVETVHGGALVPYFALCLFAGIRPDGEITKLPAAGVRLENNAITIEPWVSKVNMRRLVTVQPNLAAWLKTYPLDEYPVIPPKEKMKSIAKKLTRIRQKFGVGHDVLRHTFISMHVAKFRSMGDTALQAGNSESIIRRHYLNVTTPQEAEAFFNIQPLCREHAMPQVKAASQTESAPTPAPESPPLPQAA from the coding sequence ATGAAACAAAAAAAGTCCGCCTTCACCATCAAGCCGTTCAAGAATCGCAACGGCGTGATTTCATTCCGCGTCGCCGGCTGGCTGCTCGGCGAGCGCATCCGCAAGAACTTCAAGACCCGCGAGGACGCCATTGCAGAGCGCGCCGCGCTCGAACTGCGCCAGCTCCAGTCGCAATCCAACCTTCGAGGCGCGAGCACGTTTTTGACCGAGGTGCAGTTACGCGAGGCCGAGGCCGCGTTTCTCCGGCTGGAGAAGGCGCGGCGTCCGCTCACCTTCTACCTCGACTACGCGCTGGCCAATTACCGCGAGCCCGAGGCCGCGTTGAAAATCGCCGATGCCGTCACGACTTACATGAAGGCGCGCAAGGAGGACGTGCAACAGGCGTTGATAGGCAAACGGCAGTTGCGGAACATCCGGCTGGAGCTGACGGAGTTCCAGCGGCATTTTCCGACGCAGACGCTTGCGGAGGCGGGCACGGAGGCATTGCACGCCTACATCCGGCGCGACGACGGGGCGCTGAAGACGCAGAACAACCGGCGCGGCGTGCTGTGCGCGTTTTTCAACCATGCGGTGCGCAAGGAATGGGTGGGCGGCAACCCGGTGGCCAAAATCCCGCGCAACCGCATCGAGCACAATCGCGGCAGCGCGGAGGCGCTGACGGCGGAGCGCGCCGCGCAACTCATGGCGCACGTGGAGACCGTCCACGGCGGGGCGCTCGTGCCGTATTTTGCGCTGTGCCTGTTCGCCGGCATCCGGCCCGACGGGGAAATCACCAAATTACCCGCCGCCGGCGTGCGCCTGGAAAACAACGCCATCACCATCGAGCCGTGGGTTTCCAAGGTCAACATGCGCCGCTTGGTCACCGTCCAGCCGAACCTTGCCGCGTGGCTCAAAACCTATCCGCTGGACGAATATCCCGTCATTCCGCCCAAGGAGAAGATGAAGAGCATTGCCAAAAAACTCACGCGCATCCGCCAAAAGTTCGGCGTCGGGCACGACGTGCTGCGGCACACGTTTATTTCGATGCACGTGGCGAAATTCCGTTCGATGGGCGACACGGCATTGCAGGCGGGCAATTCCGAAAGCATCATCCGCCGCCATTACCTGAACGTGACCACGCCACAGGAGGCGGAGGCGTTCTTCAACATTCAGCCATTATGCCGGGAGCACGCCATGCCGCAGGTGAAGGCAGCGTCGCAGACAGAGAGCGCGCCCACGCCCGCGCCCGAGAGTCCCCCGCTGCCACAAGCTGCCTGA